The following are encoded together in the Citrobacter arsenatis genome:
- the yoaE gene encoding CNNM family cation transport protein YoaE — protein sequence MELLMDPQIWVGLLTLVVLEIVLGIDNLVFIAILADKLPPKQRDKARLIGLSLALIMRLGLLSVISWMVTLTKPLFTVMDYAFSGRDLIMLLGGIFLLFKATTELHERLENREHDTGQTKGYASFWVVVTQIVILDAVFSLDAVITAVGMVNHLPVMMAAVVIAMAVMLLASKPLTRFVNQHPTVVVLCLSFLLMIGLSLVAEGFGFHIPKGYLYAAIGFSIIIELFNQIARRNFIRHQSTLPLRARTADAILRLMGGKRQASAQMESDNPVPVPVPEGAFVEEERYMINGVLSLASRSLRGIMTPRGEISWVDADLSVAEIREQLLSSPHSLFPVCRGELDEIIGIVRAKELLVALEDGVDVAAIASASPAIVVPETLDPINLLGVLRRARGSFVIVTNEFGVVQGLVTPLDVLEAIAGEFPDADETPEIIADAGGWLVKGGTDLHALQQALDVDTLVNEDEDIATVAGLVIAANGHIPRVGDVIDVAPLSITIVEANDYRVDLVRIVKEQPVHDEDE from the coding sequence ATGGAATTATTAATGGACCCGCAGATTTGGGTGGGTTTGCTCACGCTTGTCGTTCTCGAAATTGTTCTGGGTATTGATAACCTGGTCTTCATTGCGATCCTGGCTGATAAGCTGCCGCCAAAACAGCGAGATAAAGCGCGTCTAATCGGTTTGTCACTGGCACTGATTATGCGTCTGGGCTTGTTGTCCGTGATTTCGTGGATGGTGACGCTGACAAAGCCGCTGTTTACGGTAATGGACTATGCGTTCTCAGGCCGCGATCTGATTATGCTGCTGGGTGGTATTTTCCTCTTGTTCAAGGCTACGACAGAACTGCATGAGCGGCTGGAAAACCGTGAACATGATACCGGGCAGACGAAAGGGTATGCGAGCTTTTGGGTTGTCGTGACGCAGATCGTCATTCTTGATGCGGTGTTCTCGCTGGATGCCGTTATTACTGCGGTCGGTATGGTCAACCATCTGCCAGTCATGATGGCGGCGGTCGTGATTGCTATGGCGGTGATGCTACTGGCTTCTAAGCCGCTGACGCGATTTGTGAACCAACATCCGACGGTGGTGGTGCTGTGTCTGAGCTTCCTGTTGATGATCGGTCTGAGTCTGGTTGCCGAAGGGTTTGGTTTCCATATTCCGAAAGGCTATCTGTATGCGGCGATTGGCTTCTCAATCATTATTGAGTTGTTTAACCAGATTGCTCGCCGTAACTTTATTCGCCACCAGTCGACTCTGCCGCTGCGTGCGCGCACTGCCGATGCAATCCTGCGTCTGATGGGCGGTAAACGTCAGGCCAGCGCGCAGATGGAATCCGACAATCCGGTACCTGTTCCCGTTCCGGAAGGCGCATTTGTGGAAGAAGAACGCTATATGATCAACGGCGTCCTCTCCCTGGCCTCGCGTTCATTACGTGGCATTATGACGCCGCGTGGTGAAATTAGTTGGGTTGACGCGGACCTGAGCGTGGCGGAAATTCGCGAGCAATTGCTCTCGTCCCCGCACAGCCTGTTCCCGGTATGTCGCGGTGAACTGGACGAAATTATCGGTATCGTCCGTGCCAAAGAACTGCTGGTAGCGCTGGAAGATGGTGTGGATGTGGCGGCGATTGCCTCTGCCTCTCCGGCTATCGTTGTCCCGGAAACACTGGATCCAATCAATCTGTTAGGGGTTCTGCGCCGTGCCCGCGGTAGCTTTGTCATCGTCACTAACGAGTTTGGCGTCGTGCAAGGTCTGGTTACGCCGCTCGACGTATTAGAAGCTATCGCCGGTGAATTCCCGGATGCCGATGAAACGCCTGAAATTATTGCTGATGCAGGCGGTTGGTTGGTGAAAGGCGGTACCGATCTGCATGCGTTGCAACAGGCGTTGGACGTGGATACGTTAGTGAATGAAGACGAAGACATCGCCACGGTGGCAGGTTTAGTCATTGCGGCTAACGGCCATATTCCACGTGTAGGTGATGTTATCGACGTTGCGCCGCTGAGCATTACGATTGTCGAAGCGAATGACTATCGTGTGGATTTAGTTCGCATTGTTAAAGAACAACCCGTTCACGACGAAGACGAGTAA
- a CDS encoding PTS mannose/fructose/sorbose transporter subunit IIC encodes MEITTLQIVLVFIVACIAGMESVLDEFQFHRPLVACTLIGAVLGDMKTGIIIGGTLEMIALGWMNIGAAVAPDAALASIISTVLVIAGHQSIGAGIALAIPLAAAGQVLTIIVRTITVAFQHAADKAAENGNLTALSWLHVSSLFLQAMRIAIPAVIVAISVGTSEVQSMLNAIPEVVTGGLNIAGGMIVVVGYAMVINMMRAGYLMPFFYLGFVTAAFTNFNLVALGVIGAVMAILYIQLSPKYNRVAGAPAAAAGNNDLDNELD; translated from the coding sequence ATGGAGATTACCACTCTTCAGATTGTGCTGGTGTTCATCGTCGCATGTATCGCGGGTATGGAGTCGGTACTCGATGAATTTCAGTTCCACCGTCCGTTGGTGGCCTGTACGCTGATTGGTGCCGTTCTCGGGGATATGAAAACCGGTATCATCATCGGTGGTACCCTGGAAATGATCGCCCTGGGCTGGATGAACATCGGTGCTGCGGTTGCGCCTGATGCCGCACTGGCCTCAATTATCTCTACCGTTCTGGTTATCGCGGGTCACCAAAGTATTGGTGCCGGTATCGCGCTGGCTATCCCGCTGGCAGCAGCAGGCCAGGTACTGACTATCATCGTTCGTACTATCACCGTAGCCTTCCAGCACGCGGCGGATAAGGCGGCGGAAAACGGTAACCTGACGGCGCTCTCCTGGCTGCACGTGTCCTCCCTGTTCCTGCAGGCTATGCGTATCGCAATCCCGGCGGTAATCGTAGCGATTTCTGTAGGCACCAGTGAAGTTCAGAGCATGCTTAACGCCATTCCGGAAGTTGTAACCGGTGGTCTGAACATCGCAGGTGGCATGATCGTCGTGGTTGGTTATGCGATGGTCATCAACATGATGCGCGCAGGCTACCTGATGCCGTTCTTCTACCTCGGCTTCGTCACTGCGGCATTTACTAACTTCAACCTGGTTGCTCTGGGTGTGATTGGCGCAGTAATGGCTATCCTCTACATTCAACTGAGCCCGAAATATAACCGCGTAGCCGGCGCACCTGCTGCTGCGGCTGGCAATAACGATCTCGATAACGAACTGGACTAG
- a CDS encoding EAL domain-containing protein, translating to MQTAQRIIKNYRRNRLIVCTICALLTLILTLTVRFISERNLNHRNTVTFANHAVEELDDVLLPLQTGRDLLLPLIGLPCSVARLPLSKHAARLQTVRSIGLIQGGILYCSSIFGYRNVPIRQLEPELPSREPQLLLSTDHSLIKGSPILTQWYPSSADGEDGVLEIVNIDLLSSMLLEPQPPQITNASLTVGNRHLLYGQGVVDTLPELNNEKRYQLSSQHFPFTISVTGPGASELAFKHLPTQLPLAVILSLLVGYLAWLATASRMSFSWEINLALAAREFELFCQPLLNAQTQQCMGVEILLRWNNPRQGWISPEVFIPIAEEHNLIVPLTRHVIAETIQQRHVFPMSSQFHIGINVAASHFRNGTLLKDLNQYWFSQHPIQQLVIELTERDALLDVDYRIVRELNRFGVKLAIDDFGTGNSSLSWLEKLRPDVLKIDKSFTSAIGTDAVNSTVTDIIIALGKKLNIELVAEGVETQAQAQHLRRHGVHLLQGFLYAKPMPLRDFPKWLAGSTPPPARHNGRHSMPVMPFR from the coding sequence ATGCAAACAGCACAACGGATCATTAAAAACTATCGCCGGAATCGTTTAATCGTCTGCACAATATGTGCACTACTGACGCTCATCCTTACATTAACTGTCCGATTTATTTCGGAGCGTAATTTAAATCATCGCAATACCGTCACCTTTGCCAACCACGCCGTCGAAGAGTTGGATGACGTGCTTTTGCCACTACAGACCGGACGTGATTTGCTGCTGCCGTTGATTGGTCTCCCCTGCTCAGTAGCACGTTTACCTTTGAGTAAACATGCTGCCAGACTGCAAACGGTGCGTTCTATCGGCCTGATTCAGGGCGGGATCCTTTATTGCTCCAGCATTTTTGGCTATCGCAATGTGCCTATTCGTCAACTGGAGCCTGAATTACCCAGTCGGGAGCCACAGCTGCTGCTGTCTACCGACCATTCGTTGATTAAAGGCAGCCCGATTCTGACGCAATGGTATCCTTCGTCTGCCGATGGCGAAGATGGCGTACTGGAAATCGTTAATATTGATCTATTGTCATCCATGTTGCTTGAACCCCAGCCGCCGCAAATTACCAATGCCAGCTTAACCGTCGGTAATCGCCATTTGCTATATGGACAAGGTGTTGTCGATACGCTCCCTGAACTAAATAATGAAAAGCGCTACCAGCTCTCATCGCAACATTTCCCTTTTACCATCAGCGTCACCGGTCCGGGCGCCAGCGAACTGGCCTTTAAACACCTGCCAACACAGCTCCCGCTGGCGGTGATCCTGAGTTTACTAGTGGGTTACCTGGCATGGCTGGCGACCGCCAGCAGAATGAGCTTCTCCTGGGAGATCAATCTGGCCCTTGCGGCACGGGAGTTTGAGCTGTTTTGCCAGCCGCTACTGAATGCACAAACTCAGCAATGTATGGGTGTGGAAATCCTGTTACGCTGGAATAACCCGCGCCAGGGTTGGATCTCTCCCGAAGTATTTATTCCCATCGCCGAGGAGCACAATCTGATTGTGCCGCTTACCCGTCATGTCATCGCAGAAACCATTCAGCAGCGGCACGTTTTCCCGATGAGCAGCCAGTTTCATATTGGGATTAATGTCGCCGCCAGCCATTTTCGTAACGGCACGCTGCTAAAAGATCTAAATCAGTATTGGTTTAGCCAGCATCCCATTCAGCAGTTGGTTATCGAACTGACCGAACGCGATGCCTTACTGGATGTGGATTATCGGATTGTACGCGAACTAAATCGCTTTGGCGTAAAACTGGCGATTGACGATTTTGGCACTGGCAACAGCTCGCTCTCCTGGCTGGAAAAACTTCGCCCGGATGTGCTGAAAATCGATAAATCATTTACTTCAGCAATAGGAACAGACGCCGTGAACTCAACCGTCACAGACATCATTATCGCTTTGGGGAAAAAATTGAATATAGAACTGGTGGCGGAAGGGGTTGAAACACAGGCGCAGGCCCAGCATTTACGCCGACACGGCGTACATTTATTACAAGGTTTTTTGTATGCGAAGCCAATGCCACTGCGTGATTTCCCTAAATGGCTGGCGGGCAGCACGCCGCCGCCCGCCCGGCATAACGGGCGACACAGTATGCCCGTTATGCCGTTTCGCTAA
- a CDS encoding PTS mannose transporter subunit IID — MVDMTKTTTEKKLTPSDIRGVFIRSNLFQGSWNFERMQALGFCFSMVPAIRRLYPENNDARKQAIKRHLEFFNTHPYVAAPVLGVTLAMEEQRANGAEIDDGAINGIKVGLMGPLAGVGDPIFWGTVRPVFAALGAGIAMSGSLLGPLLFFILFNLVRLATRYYGVAYGYRKGVDIVKDMGGGFLQKLTEGASILGLFVMGALVNKWTHVNIPLVVSTITGQDGQTRVTTVQTILDQLMPGLVPLLLTFACMWLLRKKVNPLWIIVGFFVIGIAGYAVGLLGL, encoded by the coding sequence ATGGTTGATATGACTAAAACTACCACCGAGAAAAAACTCACTCCAAGTGACATTCGTGGCGTGTTCATTCGTTCTAACCTGTTTCAGGGTTCATGGAACTTCGAACGTATGCAGGCGCTGGGTTTTTGTTTCTCCATGGTACCGGCTATCCGCCGCTTGTACCCGGAAAACAACGACGCACGTAAGCAAGCTATTAAGCGTCACCTGGAATTCTTTAACACCCATCCATATGTAGCCGCTCCAGTTCTGGGCGTTACGCTGGCGATGGAAGAGCAGCGTGCAAACGGCGCAGAGATTGACGATGGTGCTATCAACGGTATCAAAGTTGGTCTGATGGGCCCGCTGGCAGGCGTAGGCGACCCGATCTTCTGGGGTACCGTTCGTCCGGTATTCGCCGCGCTTGGTGCAGGTATCGCGATGAGCGGCAGCCTGCTTGGGCCTTTGCTGTTCTTCATCCTGTTTAACCTGGTTCGTCTGGCAACCCGTTACTACGGTGTAGCATACGGCTACCGTAAAGGTGTCGATATCGTTAAAGATATGGGCGGCGGCTTCCTGCAAAAACTGACTGAGGGGGCGTCAATCCTCGGCCTGTTTGTCATGGGGGCTTTGGTTAACAAGTGGACGCACGTAAACATCCCGCTGGTGGTTTCTACTATCACCGGTCAGGATGGTCAGACTCGCGTCACCACCGTGCAGACTATCCTTGACCAGCTGATGCCGGGCCTGGTTCCTCTGCTGCTGACATTCGCCTGTATGTGGCTGCTGCGTAAGAAAGTTAACCCGCTGTGGATCATTGTTGGCTTCTTCGTCATCGGTATCGCGGGCTACGCTGTCGGCTTGCTCGGCCTGTAA
- a CDS encoding DUF986 family protein translates to MTITDLVLVLFIFSLLAYAIYDQFIMPRRNGPTLLTVALLPRSKVDSVIFLGLVAILIYNNVTSHGAQFTTWLLCALVLMGLYLFWIRTPKIIFKQKGFFFANVWIEYNRIKEMNLSEDGVLVMQLEHRRLLVRVRNIDDLERIYKLLISNQ, encoded by the coding sequence ATGACTATCACGGATCTGGTGCTGGTTCTTTTTATCTTTTCGCTGCTGGCGTACGCCATTTACGATCAGTTCATCATGCCCCGCCGTAATGGCCCTACTCTGCTGACTGTCGCCCTGCTCCCTCGCAGCAAAGTCGACAGCGTTATCTTCCTTGGCTTGGTAGCTATTCTTATCTACAACAACGTGACCAGCCACGGTGCGCAATTTACTACATGGTTATTATGTGCACTGGTATTGATGGGGTTGTATCTGTTTTGGATCCGTACGCCAAAAATCATCTTCAAGCAAAAAGGTTTTTTCTTCGCCAACGTCTGGATTGAATATAACCGCATTAAAGAGATGAATTTATCTGAAGACGGTGTACTGGTGATGCAATTAGAACATCGGAGATTGCTGGTTCGCGTACGAAATATAGACGATCTCGAGAGAATATATAAGCTTTTAATCTCAAATCAATAA
- a CDS encoding protein YoaL, which translates to MFSICLITQEYRAVAHHMDRHRRHFTIRPRCACQIGTFCHKLSLHIALTPEILSAQFGHSLSRSLSWNY; encoded by the coding sequence ATGTTTAGCATCTGTTTAATTACTCAGGAGTATAGGGCAGTAGCCCACCATATGGATCGTCACCGACGTCATTTCACCATCAGGCCGCGTTGCGCCTGTCAGATTGGCACTTTTTGCCACAAACTTTCTCTGCATATCGCGTTAACGCCTGAGATCCTCAGCGCGCAGTTTGGTCATTCCTTAAGCAGGAGCTTGTCATGGAATTATTAA
- the rlmA gene encoding 23S rRNA (guanine(745)-N(1))-methyltransferase, whose amino-acid sequence MSFSCPLCHQPLTQAKNSFVCPERHQFDVAKEGYVNLLPVQHKRSRDPGDSAEMMQARRAFLDAGHYQPLRDAIVNVLKDRPGSEDAAILDIGCGEGYYTHAFADALMGCTTFGLDVSKVAIKAAARRYPQVTFCVASSHRLPFADASMDAIIRIYAPCKAQELARVVKPGGWVITATPGPRHLMELKGLIYDEVRLHAPHTEQLDGFVLQQSIALGYQMQLKGSEAVALLQMTPFAWRAKAEVWETLAGKTEFDCQTDFSIHVWQRLN is encoded by the coding sequence ATGTCGTTTTCCTGTCCTCTTTGCCACCAGCCTCTTACTCAAGCGAAAAACAGTTTTGTCTGCCCCGAGCGGCACCAGTTTGACGTGGCGAAAGAAGGGTATGTCAACTTACTGCCGGTTCAGCACAAGCGATCGCGCGATCCGGGTGATAGTGCTGAAATGATGCAGGCGCGTCGCGCATTTCTGGATGCCGGACACTATCAGCCGCTGCGCGATGCCATTGTGAATGTGCTCAAAGATAGGCCGGGTTCAGAAGATGCGGCGATCCTGGATATTGGCTGTGGGGAAGGGTATTACACTCACGCGTTTGCCGATGCGTTGATGGGTTGTACAACCTTTGGTCTTGATGTCTCTAAGGTCGCGATTAAAGCCGCGGCCCGACGCTATCCCCAGGTGACCTTTTGCGTTGCCTCCAGCCATCGTCTGCCGTTTGCTGATGCGTCAATGGATGCCATCATCAGGATCTACGCGCCCTGCAAAGCGCAAGAGCTGGCTCGCGTGGTAAAACCGGGGGGATGGGTAATTACCGCCACGCCGGGGCCGCGTCATTTAATGGAGTTGAAAGGGCTGATTTATGATGAGGTGCGTTTGCATGCGCCGCACACTGAGCAACTGGACGGTTTTGTGCTGCAACAGAGTATTGCGCTGGGGTATCAGATGCAGCTCAAGGGCAGCGAGGCTGTTGCACTATTGCAGATGACGCCGTTCGCCTGGCGGGCAAAGGCGGAAGTGTGGGAAACATTAGCAGGAAAAACGGAGTTTGACTGCCAGACTGACTTTAGTATTCATGTCTGGCAGCGCCTGAATTAA
- the mntP gene encoding manganese efflux pump MntP — protein sequence MNLTATVLLAFGMSMDAFAASIGKGATLHKPKFSEALRTGLIFGAVETLTPLIGWGMGMLASKFVLEWNHWIAFILLIFLGGRMIIEGFRDNGDEDEEPQRRHGFWLLVTTAIATSLDAMAVGVGLAFLQVNIIATALAIGCATLIMSTLGMMIGRFIGPMLGKRAEILGGVVLIGIGAQILWAHFHG from the coding sequence ATGAATCTCACCGCTACCGTTCTTCTCGCTTTCGGCATGTCGATGGATGCTTTCGCTGCATCAATTGGCAAAGGCGCTACCCTGCATAAACCCAAATTTTCGGAAGCACTGCGCACCGGTCTGATATTCGGCGCTGTTGAAACACTTACGCCGCTTATTGGCTGGGGTATGGGGATGCTGGCCAGCAAATTCGTGCTGGAGTGGAACCACTGGATCGCCTTCATCTTGCTGATTTTTTTGGGCGGACGAATGATAATCGAAGGCTTTCGCGACAACGGTGATGAAGATGAAGAGCCGCAGCGCCGCCACGGTTTCTGGCTGCTGGTTACCACGGCCATCGCCACCAGTCTCGACGCGATGGCCGTCGGGGTGGGTCTGGCTTTCCTGCAGGTCAACATTATCGCCACTGCGTTGGCCATCGGCTGCGCCACGTTGATTATGTCCACGCTTGGCATGATGATCGGTCGTTTCATCGGCCCGATGCTGGGCAAGCGGGCTGAAATTTTAGGCGGGGTGGTACTGATTGGTATCGGCGCCCAGATCCTCTGGGCACACTTCCACGGTTAA
- the sdaA gene encoding L-serine ammonia-lyase gives MISLFDMFKVGIGPSSSHTVGPMKAGKQFVDDLVEKGLLDSVTRVAVDVYGSLSLTGKGHHTDIAIIMGLAGNEPATVDIDSIPGFIRDVETRGRLLLAQGQHEVDFPQNDGMRFHNGNLPLHENGMQIHAYNGETVIYSKTYYSIGGGFIVDEEHFGQDAAGEVSVPYPFKSATEMLEYCNSTGLSLSGMAMQNELALHSKKEIEEYFGNVWQTMQACIDRGMNTEGVLPGPLRVPRRASALRRMLVSSDKLSNDPMNVIDWVNMFALAVNEENAAGGRVVTAPTNGACGIVPAVLAYYDHFIESVSPDIYTRYFLAAGAIGALYKMNASISGAEVGCQGEVGVACSMAAAGLAELLGASPEQVCVAAEIGMEHNLGLTCDPVAGQVQVPCIERNAIASVKAINAARMAMRRTSAPRVSLDKVIETMYETGKDMNAKYRETSRGGLAIKVQCD, from the coding sequence GTGATTAGTCTATTCGACATGTTTAAGGTGGGGATTGGTCCCTCATCTTCCCATACCGTAGGGCCTATGAAGGCGGGTAAACAGTTCGTCGATGACCTGGTCGAAAAAGGATTACTGGACAGCGTTACTCGTGTCGCCGTCGACGTGTATGGTTCACTGTCGCTCACGGGTAAAGGTCACCACACCGATATCGCCATTATTATGGGTCTGGCGGGCAATGAGCCTGCTACCGTGGATATTGACAGCATCCCCGGATTTATCCGCGACGTAGAAACGCGCGGCCGCCTGCTGCTTGCGCAGGGGCAACACGAAGTTGATTTCCCGCAGAATGACGGGATGCGTTTTCACAACGGCAACCTGCCGCTGCATGAAAACGGGATGCAGATCCATGCGTACAATGGCGAAACCGTCATTTACAGCAAAACTTACTACTCCATCGGCGGTGGCTTTATCGTTGATGAAGAACATTTTGGTCAGGATGCAGCAGGCGAGGTCAGCGTACCTTATCCGTTCAAATCCGCCACTGAAATGCTGGAATACTGCAACAGCACCGGCCTGTCTCTCTCTGGTATGGCGATGCAGAACGAACTTGCTCTGCACAGTAAAAAAGAGATTGAAGAGTACTTTGGTAACGTCTGGCAGACCATGCAGGCTTGCATCGATCGCGGTATGAACACCGAAGGCGTACTGCCGGGTCCACTGCGCGTTCCTCGTCGTGCTTCAGCCCTGCGTCGTATGCTGGTTTCCAGCGATAAGCTGTCCAACGATCCGATGAACGTGATCGACTGGGTGAACATGTTTGCACTGGCCGTTAACGAAGAAAACGCCGCAGGTGGCCGCGTAGTGACCGCACCGACTAACGGTGCGTGCGGTATCGTGCCTGCGGTACTGGCCTATTACGATCATTTCATCGAGTCCGTCAGCCCGGATATCTATACCCGTTATTTCCTGGCTGCCGGCGCGATCGGCGCGTTGTACAAAATGAACGCATCCATCTCTGGTGCTGAAGTGGGTTGTCAAGGTGAAGTGGGCGTAGCCTGCTCCATGGCTGCCGCAGGTCTGGCTGAACTGTTAGGCGCGAGCCCTGAGCAAGTGTGTGTTGCTGCCGAAATCGGTATGGAACATAACCTCGGCTTAACCTGCGATCCGGTTGCCGGTCAGGTACAGGTTCCGTGCATCGAACGCAATGCCATTGCTTCAGTGAAGGCGATCAACGCTGCACGTATGGCGATGCGCCGCACCAGTGCTCCACGCGTCTCGCTGGATAAAGTCATTGAGACCATGTACGAAACAGGTAAAGACATGAACGCCAAATACCGCGAAACATCACGCGGTGGCCTGGCAATCAAAGTTCAATGTGACTAA
- the manX gene encoding PTS mannose transporter subunit IIAB — protein MTIAIVIGTHGWAAEQLLKTAEMLLGEQENVGWIDFVPGENAETLIEKYNAQLAKLDTSKGVLFLVDTWGGSPFNAASRIVVDKEHYEVIAGVNIPMLVETFMARDDNPSFDELVALAVETGSEGVKALKAKPVEKAAPAPVAAPKAAAPAKPMGPNDYMQIGLARIDDRLIHGQVATRWTKETNVTRIIVVSDEVAADTVRKTLLTQVAPPGVTAHVVDVAKMIRVYNNPKYAGERVMLLFTNPTDVERIVEGGVKITSVNIGGMAFRQGKTQVNNAISVDEKDIEAFKKLNERGIELEARKVSTDQKLKMMDLIAKAK, from the coding sequence GTGACCATTGCTATTGTAATAGGCACACATGGTTGGGCTGCAGAGCAGTTACTTAAGACAGCAGAAATGTTGTTAGGCGAGCAGGAAAACGTCGGCTGGATCGATTTCGTTCCAGGCGAAAATGCCGAAACGCTGATCGAAAAGTACAACGCTCAGTTGGCAAAACTCGATACCAGTAAAGGCGTGCTGTTTCTCGTTGACACATGGGGAGGCAGCCCGTTTAACGCTGCAAGCCGCATTGTCGTCGATAAAGAGCATTACGAAGTCATCGCCGGTGTGAACATTCCCATGCTGGTTGAAACCTTCATGGCACGTGATGACAACCCAAGCTTCGATGAATTAGTGGCACTGGCCGTTGAAACCGGTAGCGAAGGCGTGAAAGCGTTGAAAGCAAAACCGGTGGAAAAAGCCGCTCCAGCCCCCGTCGCAGCACCAAAAGCAGCAGCTCCCGCCAAACCGATGGGCCCGAACGATTATATGCAGATCGGCCTGGCGCGTATTGATGACCGCTTAATCCATGGTCAGGTGGCAACTCGCTGGACCAAAGAAACTAACGTTACGCGCATTATCGTCGTCAGTGATGAAGTTGCCGCCGATACCGTGCGTAAAACGCTGCTGACTCAGGTTGCACCTCCTGGTGTGACGGCGCACGTGGTTGATGTCGCGAAAATGATTCGCGTCTACAACAACCCGAAATATGCAGGTGAGCGTGTGATGCTGTTGTTCACCAACCCGACCGATGTAGAACGTATCGTTGAAGGTGGTGTGAAAATTACCTCTGTAAACATTGGCGGTATGGCTTTCCGTCAGGGTAAAACGCAGGTAAACAACGCAATTTCTGTCGACGAAAAAGACATTGAAGCCTTCAAGAAACTCAATGAACGCGGTATTGAGCTCGAGGCACGTAAAGTTTCTACCGATCAGAAACTGAAAATGATGGATTTGATTGCCAAGGCGAAATAA